The sequence GATCGTCGTAGACACGTAAAACGAAAGGTTTTCAGAATCGGCGGCAGGCGGTAAATTCAAGGTCCCTTCGTTGCGATTGACAAGCACTGTGCCAATCACATAGGCTCCTGGTCCGGAGTAAGTGTGAATGACCGTGTATGAATTGACGGATGATGTATTTCCATTGATATAGACTCTGCCCGACCGTGCTACAGATTGAACAGTACCATCACCAAAACAAAAAGGCGCTTCAGTTGCCTGATCGGCCGCACCTTTCCCTTTCGAACTTTCGTCGTAATAGGCTGTCAGCGTGATCAGGTAGGTTAAGGATGAACCAGGAAGGCGTCGGGTGGTGATTTCGCCCGCCCGAACGTGGGTTGCCTGACTAACAGTTGGCCGCAAAAGTGCCCCCAGGCACAGTGCAAATAGCCCAATGATGTAAACGAGACGCATAGAGTTATCGCATTTCCCATACAACGCATCGAGCTATAAAACATGTATCTTTTTTCGACTTGAATCTACAAGGTTAAATCAAGAATGTAAGAGCGGGACTAATCACCAGTTACGGCGATTTATAAACTAATATAATTGCGACATAACATGTTGATAATTAGTGTATAGCGTTCTTTCGGGCTAGAGATGAGAATTTTTCGCTTCAGACTTTTTAGAATTTACAGACCGCTTACACAACAAATAGAATCTTTACGGAAAAGCATGTCTATTCCAATAGCCAACTTTTCCGTAAAGATTCTATTTACTGGCTCACCTGGAGCAACTGATTAGTCTTTCTTCCGCAGGTAAATATTGTTGCTGATTGACTCTAATCGAACATTGGGTCCACCGCCGTTTGTAGTGCCTTCCAGCATATAACCCACAATGGGGTCTTTCTGCTTCTTGTTCTTGAAATCAATATCCAGATCTGAATAAACCTCTCCAGTTATGGTTTTTACGGCCAGATTAGCTCCCTTTTCTTTGGGCCAGCTCATATCGACATAACCACTGATGGTTTTAGCAGATACAGCTGATGTTGCCCCCCGAATATCAATGTTGCCATTGATGGATTCAACTTTGAGTTGGGCTTTCTGAGGCAGATAAACAACGTAATTTATATCGCTGCATACGTAGTAATCTTTGCCGTTGCGTTCAGTACGCCAGACAGATTTTGTGCCGGGGCAATCTTCAGATTTACCCTGTTTCAGTAGTTCATTGTCGAAGTCGGTTTTGACGCTGACTTCCTGATCCGTAGAGCCGGTGGTGACCAGCAACGCATCGTTGAGCTTACCGCCATTAACGGTAACGGCTATACGCACAGATACCTGCGCTTTGTCCCAATACCGGATCTGTATGCTATCGGCAAACTTTAAGTTCAGGTTTACCAATTGATTCGGCACAACCGGCAGCGTTTTTTCAATGATTTTCTGGGCAAAAACAGGACTGACGAACAGACATAGTAAGAGTAGATACACAATTTTTTTCATGGCGAAGAGGGGAGTAGGAGTCAATCACTTTTGCTTACGGATGTAGATATTACTGCTGATCGTTTTGAGTTGCATCTCAACACCACCACCATTGGTCGTTCCTTCGATGTTCTGGCCACCGCCTACTTTCGACATACCATCTTTCGTACTTTTAGTGCCCAGATCGAAGTCGGTATACATTTCGCCACTGATTGACCGAAGCTGCATATTAGCTTTAGAACTGGCGGGCAACGTGATATCGATCGGACCGCTGATGGTTGAAATGGCGGTGGGTTTTTCCTGGCTCAGCGCCGAAAAAACGACCTTTATTTCTCCGCTCGTTGTATTGGCAACCACAGGACCTGTTACATTCAGGAGGTCAATCTGAGCGTTGTTGGTCCGCACTTCAAGATCGCCATCCATATTACTGATCGTGATGCCAGCTCCCTGCCAGTTTGTCTGTTCAAAGAGAATAGCCACTTTTCGGGGTAGTCGAACGGTATATTTAACCGCCTTACGGGTCGCTTTCTCAATGCGCAGTCCCCCACTTTCTGGCGTAACGGCCAGGCCAATACCAGAGTTGTCGACTGCGCTATAATACAGTGGTTTTAAACCCTTGGCTCGCTCGGGTGGAGCTTCAAAGCCAGAAGTGGCCTGTATAATGACTTCATCACTGTTATGGCCTTCTATTTTGATATCGCCAGCCGACATTTCGATCGTAACCTTTCGATCTTTCGCATTGGCGAGTTTCGTTTTGTATTCCTGAGCGTGTACAGTAGTCATGCACCAGACAATACTGGCGCTCAGCAGGAGCAACTTTTTCATAATGAGATTTGAACGGGTTTTATTTATTAATCTTCAATTGGCAGTAGGCAGTCTTCAGTAGCCAGTTAGCGGTAGCCACTTAGAAGTGATCGGTATGTATTGTCGACTGCCCACTGCAAGCTGCCAACTGAATACTATCCACTATTTACTCAGGAAGCCGATCGGCCGGTTTGATTCAATCTAGTTATTCCTTCTTCTGCTCGGGTTCGCACAATGTCCAGTACATCCTGGTTCTGAACCAGTCGCTGAATTTCGTCCACCGCTCGTTTTTCTTTGATCGAAACGAGTACGTCGATTAGGGTCAGTTGAACATTCGGATCTGTCTGGATCTTAAGCGATTGGATCAGCGCTTCCCGTACCCCCGGCTCGTTTTCAAAGCGAGTCAGTGCCTGGCAGGCCGCCAGCCTTACATTCACATTGGCGTCGAAATTCAGCGTGTTTATGAGCAGTTGAGTAATGTCGCGATCAACCTGTGTCAGTTCGTAGCTTTGATTAACCGCCTGAATCCGTTCGCTGGCCGATGTTTTGGGCATTTCGCCAAAAGCCAGCACTTTCTTCATCTCGCTGGCTGGCGTCTGGTCACCATTGGCTGATGCAACCGCTTCCGTATCTGCCTGGCCCGAATGCCACTGATTGTAGAACCGGCCACCAACGAAGCCAACGATGAGTAAAGCGATACTGGCGGCTAATCGTACGAACCAGGACGTCAGGCTACGAATACGACCCGGTTCGGGTGCACTCAGCTTAGCTGCCAGTTTGCTGGTAAAGGCGGCCGATGGATGCTGTGTCCGGGCATCGGCAAAATAACGAAACTGAGCCGCGTGGCTTAGCAGGTGTGCCGGAATCGTATCCTGCTGAAAAAACTGTTTTAATTGTTTTTCTTCAGCAAGCGTAGTTTCGCCTTCGTAGTATTTTTCGAGCAGTGTTTCAATGTCCAGCTTCATAATCATTGGCTTTTAGGTAACTGTCGCGCAGACGTTGGCGGGCCCGTGACAGAATTACACGAATATTGTTGACGCTAAGACCAGTCAGTTGTTCGATCTCCTCAAATGAATATTCCTCTACGTCCCGTAAATGAAGAATGAACTTCTGCTGCTCAGGTAACTCATTCATCAGACGTTTAATCAGTACTGCGCTATCAGCCAGTTCAGTCTGTCGGTAGGGAGAAACAGTCTCTGCCTGAACAGTCTGCAAACTGGAGTCGTCGGTCATTTTCTGTCTGGCGGGCGATTTTAACCGATCCAGACATAAGTTTTTAGTCATCTGCACAGCCAATGCTTCAACACTATGGTAGGCATCTAACTGTTGCCGGTTTGTCCAGAGCCGTAGCAAAACGTCCTGCATGGCGTCCTCTGCTTCTTCACGATTGCGCAGAAACATACTCGCCAGCCGAAAAAGGCGACCCTGTACAGGCAGTATCCGTTGCTTAAAGGCTTGTAAGTCCATTTCAATGACAAAGACGAGCGAAGCGGACAAACATTACAGTGATTAGTGATTTTTTTTTCGAAGTACCACAAATTAATTGTTGAGGATACCCATTCGTAGAGATACAGCAGCGCAATTTCCTCGTATTGTGCTGCTATAGGATCTATGCTATTTTAGAATTAAAGAAAAAAATAGACAGACTTGTCTATTTAAAATAATGGAATACATTTGTGTCATGAAAGAGTCAGTGGTAAAAGACCGGATAATTGACGTAGCCTCCAGGCTTTTTTATGAGCAGGGGTATAACCTCACGGGGATCAATCAAATTATTGATGAAGCGGAAATTGCCAGAGCGTCGCTTTACAATCATTTTGACTCCAAAACGGCATTGCTACTGGCATATCTTGAGAAAGCTGAACGAATCTGGTTTGCCCAGCTTGACGCATTTTTAGAACCGATCGCTGATCCGAAAGAGAAATTACTGGGCTTATTCGATCATCGTATCGGGCGACAGCAAAAGTCGGGCTTTGGCGGGTGCCAGTTTATCAAGATCAGTGCCGAAGTGAGTCGGACAGAAACCAGTGTACTTGAAGTAGTTAAAGCTCAGAAGGAACGCCTGAAGGACTATATTAGCCACCTTGTGAAGCAGATAAATCATGAACATCTGCTAACTGATGAGCAGCTTACAGATATGGTATTTTTGTTGCTGGAAGGTGGCGCTACAACTGGTGCCATTACGAAAAACTCTTCAGGTCTGGTTAGTGGAAGAGCTATTGTAGAAAAATTCCTTTAATTAGTCGGGTCAATCGAACGCTGTAGAAGTGTCCTATTTTTTTATCAAATATAGACAGAACGGTCTATTCAATATGGAAAAACAAAAGTCAAAATGGATCGCGCTTGCGGTGGTTTTATTAGCGCCATTGCTTTCTGTCATCGATGTGTTTATTGTGAATGTGGCCATTCCAGCCGTTAAAGCTGGCGTTCGGGCAACGGATGCACAGGTGCAATTGGTCATTGCAGGTTATCTGCTTGGTTATGCTTCATTTCTGATTACGGGTGGAAGAGCGGGCGACCTGTTTGGCCGCAAAAAAGTATTTATGTGGGGAATGGCCCTATTTACACTCACATCCTGTTTGTGCGGACTGGCCCAGTCGCCCCTTCAGCTCAACCTGGCCCGGTTTTCCCAGGGAATTAGTGCAGCCTTCATGGTTCCACAAACCATCTCTTATATTCAGGTACTTTTTGCCCAGCCTACGGAGCGAACCAAAGCCGTTGGTCTTTTCGGTCTTACACTCGGTATCGCTTCGATTACGGGCCAGTTTTTAGGGGGTTACTTCTCCGAAAGTCACTTTGCCATTGCTGGCTGGCGATTGATCTTTTTTATCAACTTACCCATTGGCCTGCTTGCGCTACTGGCCGCAACGATCTATCTGCCCGAAACCGCGAGTAATCGTACTCAGTCGTTTGATTATGCTGGCACCGGTATACTGACTATTGCGCTTGTTTGTTTGATTTATCCACTCATTCAGGGTCGCGAAATGGGCTGGCCCTGGTGGACAATCTGTCAGCTGATTGCTTCCGGGGGTATTTTTTACTATTTCATTCAGCATCAGCGGAGCAAACTAAAAAAAGATCAGGCACCACTCATCAACATGGACCTCTTTCAGTTTCGGGATTTTAACATAGCGCTGTTCACTACCTTGTTCTTTTTCATGGTGCATACTTCTCATTTACTGATTAGTACATTGTACTTTCAGAACGGAATGGGTATTCCACCCTATCAGGCTGGGCTGAACTTCGTGTTATGGGGTCTGGGGTTCATGATTTCTTCTCTGCTATCGATCAGACTAGTCGTGCGGTGCGGGAAGGTCGTTTTACAAATGGGTGTGTTCCTGATGCTGATCATGCTGTTTCTGCAACTAAACCTGTTTACCCTGAATTTACCTCGCTGGACCCTTCTTCTGCTATTGATTCCCTATGGATTTGGGAGCGGTTTTGTATTGCCATCCCTGTTAAATATGGCACTTAAAAGTATCCCAATCCAGTTTGCCGGAGCCGCATCCGGAGTCTATTCTACCGTTCAGCAAACGGCTTCGGCTCTTGGGGTGAGTTTAATAGGCGGCCTGTTTTTTACGACATTACAGTCAAACCATGGCGGTGGTCATGGCTACCTGTATGCTTTTCAGACGGGGATTGTTGCTGATATTGTCTGTCTGCTTTTGGTCAGCTACTTGCTTTACAGATTACCAGATGCAACAAGGCAGTCTAAGGCCGTGATCCTCCCTGCCGAGTAAGTGCAGGTTGAGGATTACCTGAAAGTCCTAATTGCATTATTTTTTAACTTTTTGCTCCATATAATCCACAGTTAGGTGGCAAAGGGCTTTTACGCCCAGATCGAAGCTAGTTTCGTCAATCTGAAAATTGGGAGAGTGGTGAGCTACCTGATTTGATTTAACACCTTTGGGCCGGGCACCGGTACTAAAAAAGAAACCCGGAATCTTCTGCGCAAAATAAGCAAAGTCCTCTGAACCCATACCCGACGGAACCAGCACCACGTTGGATGTACCGGCCAATGCCTGTAACGTCGGAACCATCGCTGCCGTCAGTTCTTTATTGTTAACCAGCATGGCATCCTCCATACTAATGCTAACTTCGGCAGTAGCGCCCGCACTTTCGGCAATATTTGTTACAACTTCCCTGATCCGTCGATACATGGTATTTCGCATGGTAGTGTCGAGGGTGCGAAGAGTGCCAATCATGGTTGCTTCTTCGGGAATAATATTTTCCCGATTTCCGGCATGAAAGGCACCGATTGTGAGTACGGCTGCATGTTCGGTGAGCATTAAATTTCGGCTTACGATCGTTTGTAAACCCATCACAATTTGGGCACCCGTAACGATCGGATCGACGCCGGTCCAGGGAGCTGCGCCGTGGCTTTGTTTGCCACGTACCGTTATTCGGAAGATGTCATTTTCGGCGCTGACGCTGCCAGGGCGGTAGGTGAAGGAACCGAGCTCAGTTCCGGATGAAATGTGCTGTCCGAAAATGACGTCTACTTTCGGATTCTCAAGCACTCCTTCCTTCACCATTAACTTGGCTCCTCCTTCTTCGCCGGATGGAGGGCCTTCTTCGCAGGGTTGAAAGATAAACTTGACCGTGCCGTGCA comes from Spirosoma aureum and encodes:
- a CDS encoding MFS transporter, with the protein product MEKQKSKWIALAVVLLAPLLSVIDVFIVNVAIPAVKAGVRATDAQVQLVIAGYLLGYASFLITGGRAGDLFGRKKVFMWGMALFTLTSCLCGLAQSPLQLNLARFSQGISAAFMVPQTISYIQVLFAQPTERTKAVGLFGLTLGIASITGQFLGGYFSESHFAIAGWRLIFFINLPIGLLALLAATIYLPETASNRTQSFDYAGTGILTIALVCLIYPLIQGREMGWPWWTICQLIASGGIFYYFIQHQRSKLKKDQAPLINMDLFQFRDFNIALFTTLFFFMVHTSHLLISTLYFQNGMGIPPYQAGLNFVLWGLGFMISSLLSIRLVVRCGKVVLQMGVFLMLIMLFLQLNLFTLNLPRWTLLLLLIPYGFGSGFVLPSLLNMALKSIPIQFAGAASGVYSTVQQTASALGVSLIGGLFFTTLQSNHGGGHGYLYAFQTGIVADIVCLLLVSYLLYRLPDATRQSKAVILPAE
- a CDS encoding DUF4097 domain-containing protein, with product MKKIVYLLLLCLFVSPVFAQKIIEKTLPVVPNQLVNLNLKFADSIQIRYWDKAQVSVRIAVTVNGGKLNDALLVTTGSTDQEVSVKTDFDNELLKQGKSEDCPGTKSVWRTERNGKDYYVCSDINYVVYLPQKAQLKVESINGNIDIRGATSAVSAKTISGYVDMSWPKEKGANLAVKTITGEVYSDLDIDFKNKKQKDPIVGYMLEGTTNGGGPNVRLESISNNIYLRKKD
- a CDS encoding HEAT repeat domain-containing protein, whose protein sequence is MKLDIETLLEKYYEGETTLAEEKQLKQFFQQDTIPAHLLSHAAQFRYFADARTQHPSAAFTSKLAAKLSAPEPGRIRSLTSWFVRLAASIALLIVGFVGGRFYNQWHSGQADTEAVASANGDQTPASEMKKVLAFGEMPKTSASERIQAVNQSYELTQVDRDITQLLINTLNFDANVNVRLAACQALTRFENEPGVREALIQSLKIQTDPNVQLTLIDVLVSIKEKRAVDEIQRLVQNQDVLDIVRTRAEEGITRLNQTGRSAS
- a CDS encoding amidohydrolase; this encodes MLSVISSAQVIQPPRNPNTAALLARMDKAAEALTAKVIDWRRDIHQHPELGNREVQTAAKVAAHLKSLGIEVQTGVGKTGVVGLLRGNATGPVVALRADMDALPITERNDLSFKSTVTTDYNGKTTGVMHACGHDSHVAMLMGAAEVLSSVRSELHGTVKFIFQPCEEGPPSGEEGGAKLMVKEGVLENPKVDVIFGQHISSGTELGSFTYRPGSVSAENDIFRITVRGKQSHGAAPWTGVDPIVTGAQIVMGLQTIVSRNLMLTEHAAVLTIGAFHAGNRENIIPEEATMIGTLRTLDTTMRNTMYRRIREVVTNIAESAGATAEVSISMEDAMLVNNKELTAAMVPTLQALAGTSNVVLVPSGMGSEDFAYFAQKIPGFFFSTGARPKGVKSNQVAHHSPNFQIDETSFDLGVKALCHLTVDYMEQKVKK
- a CDS encoding TetR/AcrR family transcriptional regulator; translation: MKESVVKDRIIDVASRLFYEQGYNLTGINQIIDEAEIARASLYNHFDSKTALLLAYLEKAERIWFAQLDAFLEPIADPKEKLLGLFDHRIGRQQKSGFGGCQFIKISAEVSRTETSVLEVVKAQKERLKDYISHLVKQINHEHLLTDEQLTDMVFLLLEGGATTGAITKNSSGLVSGRAIVEKFL
- a CDS encoding RNA polymerase sigma factor; its protein translation is MDLQAFKQRILPVQGRLFRLASMFLRNREEAEDAMQDVLLRLWTNRQQLDAYHSVEALAVQMTKNLCLDRLKSPARQKMTDDSSLQTVQAETVSPYRQTELADSAVLIKRLMNELPEQQKFILHLRDVEEYSFEEIEQLTGLSVNNIRVILSRARQRLRDSYLKANDYEAGH
- a CDS encoding DUF4097 family beta strand repeat-containing protein, encoding MKKLLLLSASIVWCMTTVHAQEYKTKLANAKDRKVTIEMSAGDIKIEGHNSDEVIIQATSGFEAPPERAKGLKPLYYSAVDNSGIGLAVTPESGGLRIEKATRKAVKYTVRLPRKVAILFEQTNWQGAGITISNMDGDLEVRTNNAQIDLLNVTGPVVANTTSGEIKVVFSALSQEKPTAISTISGPIDITLPASSKANMQLRSISGEMYTDFDLGTKSTKDGMSKVGGGQNIEGTTNGGGVEMQLKTISSNIYIRKQK